The sequence below is a genomic window from Dermacentor albipictus isolate Rhodes 1998 colony chromosome 2, USDA_Dalb.pri_finalv2, whole genome shotgun sequence.
CGAGAAATTCTTAATAGAAAGCCCCCATTATCCATATAACTGCTATGTCCAATAGCATCATACGTTATCATAAAAAAATGGAATTTTACATAGAATCTGATATGTTTCGTATCAGATTATTGGACATGGGTGTTATGAGGTATACGTGATTTTTCACTAGGGATGTGTGTAAACTATACGTTTAGGCATGTCATATCATTTATGTCACTGTGGTACATGCCCATTCTGGTGGACTGGACAAAATTGGACCCATACTCAGTTGCACAATAGTTGAGTGGCGTAACTATAAGCAATGCAAGAAAATAAAAGGAGGCGTTGAATATAATGATCTATTACACACAGCTGACAATATTAACACGACAACATAGAGAAAGggaattgaacaagagcggacactcggcgaaaattggaaacaggaaacacgtcacgctatacttttaacatcgacgaattggggtcgcgagcatcgagaaaaagaagaatgtgaaatgagattaacagcaattgtttaatttattttattctttcccggaaaaattaaaaatatctgcgtataaattaagttaaactttgcggcttacttccgttgcctagcgacaggcgaacggGCGAATGACGaggcagatgtttgcgtcattcgtcagacacgccgccgaagcgagagcgaccggccgtgtatctgagcgttggactgtttgcTCACCCGTGTGACTGTTTTTCTGTTTTGGGATTTAGCGTTCGTTCGGAACTGCGACATGACGAAATTGCACTAGTGgacaacggcaaggtgagaaactttctttgacagtctgcgacgcatttcgagCAATTAGGCTTATCTCGCACCTAGTCTAGACTTGTgatgcagttaacgaaaaacagcgtggccgtcgtggagcagttaattttaattaaagaatcgttctgggagatgtttgcgacgcttcctgtaagcctcaactaattttaactaatttcagtagtttttgggcacgcgaCGCTAGCAtagacgctagtcgcacagggtgctgtgacgctgCGTCGCTGCGACGCAGTTTCGCGTCTACTGATATTGGCGCTTTCGctgacccccaacattattgtgactaaattggttactttttggggtacttttcaagcgcagtgggtgcgcctggcgcTGCGACGCAGTTACCGAAAAGTAGCtctgccgtggtgcgcggtttcgcgctttaatgcactgacaagttcatggcgcttttctttctctgacgcccaacattgttgaaaattgttttgaagcccgctcgccgcgcctgtcgtgacgcagcaaaaagcagctcggccttCGCGCTTTAAATGCATCTAGCAAGATAAATTTGCGGCCCTTCCTCTGGCGCCCAACGTTACTATAACTTATGTTTTGTTAAATTAAAAATGTTAAAGCTAATTGCCTTTGTTCGTAATCTCGTCTGTTCGCCGCTTTCGCGCATGTCGCCTCTTCAAGCGCTTTACatcaatgacacatgcttgtcatTTACGTTTCTCAACAGATGTCCTCCTGTAGTGGCTCGTACGGCAGTTACTGTTGTGTACAGTGGTGCCAAAACAATGGAAGAACGAGAAAGAAGCCCGGCACCAGTTTTTTTCGTATCCCACAGGACAGCAGGTTTGTTGTGTTGCAATTTAGCAGCGCACTGTTTCTGCTGCTTTAATGAAAATATGCAGCAATGTCGCCCGATTAtaacatttatttagctgaagtAATCCAGTGAGGGGCATAATGTGTACGCTCTGGAATCAGTTTGGGATTCTTAAAAAATCATGAGCATTTACACATTGCAgcaaatgcatcttttttttttgtggtataaGCGTACCATTGTACCTGTAACTTAAGTGTTGTGTACCTCTTTGTGAGTATCTTGTTATAGAAAATTTGCAAAATGAAACATTCTATCGCATTAAGTGGAACATTCTAGAGGCCCCTACAGCTGTTCGGCAATTTCAAAACTAGtgtacaaaatttttttttataactaatGTAGCGCATTTTAAATTCCTGAATTGTCAAGCATGTACACACTAATGCAATAAAATGCTCGATGCTTATTGTTTGTGCCATACAACATGCTCTTTTAAAATGTGCGCAGGTCGACGGCATGGGTGGCATATTCCCGCAGAGCCGACCTTATGGAAAAGCCGGCAGGTGTGTTGTACAAGTCATACAGGATATGCAGCGACCATTTCACTGCAAAAGATTTCCTGGACCCAGGTCGCACGCGACTCATTAGAACAGCTGTACCTACAGTTTCCTCAGGTACGCAATAGAGCAAAGTTCCAAGTGTCAGCACTGTCTTGGTGCACTTTGCTGTAGCTCATGTACGTCTCTGTGTCTTCATAGAATTGCTAGTGGTAAGAGTTTTGTGGCAATTATTTCGACCTGAACCAACCTCaggtgaacatttttttctatttagcttttgcagatgctgccgaTGTACCATCTGTTGGATTC
It includes:
- the LOC135918814 gene encoding uncharacterized protein isoform X2, with the protein product MLVIYVSQQMSSCSGSYGSYCCVQWCQNNGRTRKKPGTSFFRIPQDSRSTAWVAYSRRADLMEKPAGVLYKSYRICSDHFTAKDFLDPGRTRLIRTAVPTVSSAFADAADVPSVGFAVTSHQNTVPEDHLEKSTIGISTMFEDPALQGCSRPASEEQAGEDVLHKTCEQGSLMTASHAAKASLQQMSGCNTPVSELGATTSQVDMFGSSSTEDERCAVDGNYHTFYRADA